The Coregonus clupeaformis isolate EN_2021a chromosome 6, ASM2061545v1, whole genome shotgun sequence genome has a segment encoding these proteins:
- the LOC121568340 gene encoding gap junction delta-2 protein-like: MGDWSILGRFLSEVQNHSTVIGKIWLTMLLIFRILLVTLVGDAVYSDEQSKFTCNTLQPGCNNVCYDTFAPVSHLRFWVFQIVLVSTPSIFYIIYILHKIAKDEKLEIQRGQVMAERTSKKVFGQLGREGLENMETGMPTYCPGYREDWGGQEGEGVEQSLLEEDYGEVGEDPTQLSSQVLLIYILHVLLRSVMEITFLVGQYYLFGFEVPQLYRCEAYPCPTRTDCFVSRATEKTIFLNFMFSISLGCFVLNIAELHYLGWVYIFRVLCSACSTCFRPERDPVGLYDHHNPLLLQLKHSLRGRLVLQTPTPMAQEKAGGHLLTHAPAISFETNSTVECTSKRTPEERHQVKVKLANMAKMGRTKKSWL, from the coding sequence ATGGGAGACTGGTCCATTCTCGGACGCTTCCTGTCCGAGGTGCAGAACCACTCCACAGTGATCGGCAAGATCTGGCTGACCATGCTGCTGATCTTCCGCATCCTGCTGGTGACCCTGGTGGGAGACGCGGTCTACAGCGACGAGCAGTCCAAGTTCACCTGCAACACCCTGCAGCCAGGCTGCAACAACGTCTGCTATGACACCTTCGCCCCCGTCTCACACCTGCGTTTCTGGGTCTTCCAGATCGTCTTGGTCTCCACGCCGTCCATCTTCTACATCATATACATCCTGCACAAGATCGCCAAGGACGAGAAGCTGGAGATCCAGAGGGGGCAGGTGATGGCTGAGCGGACCTCCAAGAAGGTCTTTGGGCAGCTGGGGAGGGAAGGGCTGGAGAACATGGAGACTGGTATGCCCACCTATTGCCCTGGGTACAGGGAGGATTGGGGTGGTCAGGAAGGGGAGGGGGTGGAGCAGAGCCTGCTAGAGGAGGACtatggggaggtgggggaggaccCCACTCAGCTCTCCAGCCAGGTGCTGCTCATCTACATCCTGCACGTGCTGCTGCGCTCTGTCATGGAGATCACCTTCCTGGTGGGGCAGTACTACCTGTTTGGCTTCGAGGTGCCCCAACTGTATCGCTGTGAGGCATACCCCTGTCCCACCCGCACAGACTGCTTCGTGTCACGTGCCACCGAGAAGACTATCTTTCTCAACTTCATGTTCAGCATTAGCCTGGGCTGCTTTGTGCTCAACATCGCAGAGCTGCACTACCTGGGCTGGGTCTACATCTTCCGCGTACTGTGCTCCGCTTGCTCCACCTGCTTCCGGCCCGAGAGGGACCCTGTGGGGCTGTACGACCACCACAACCCTCTGCTGCTGCAGCTCAAACACTCTCTGAGGGGCAGGCTGGTCCTGCAGACTCCCACGCCCATGGCCCAGGAGAAGGCTGGGGGCCACCTGCTCACTCATGCCCCAGCCATCTCCTTTGAGACCAACTCTACTGTGGAGTGCACCTCTAAGAGGACTCCGGAAGAGAGGCATCAGGTTAAGGTTAAACTGGCCAACATGGCCAAGATGGGACGGACTAAGAAGTCTTGGCTGTGA